In one Magallana gigas chromosome 9, xbMagGiga1.1, whole genome shotgun sequence genomic region, the following are encoded:
- the LOC105343052 gene encoding myb-like protein X yields MEVQHVEDSVDLYADLLEDKACPPEQIPCQEKQSPVVPSIDETSRLTTLDLYDDLITHEGLQQENAHQELNEKYKAALDTISDLERRLEAAKKQEAFYLEKCQTLEKNISLLYVTAKAELQRKDSQIEELRKKPNYKRQWRKPNCQEPVSELAKEEGHTRSNGHSASLSAKKDTQQRPETRKSPRKRKCLSSWEDSRDNSKKRSKKEESSHKATEPSSSYHGVQFHSEKSRDGLISARKLVEKSIKDLRNRRSNEFKRNAKDLSNSVIEKDFSGVSLVNSESDHQSFNVTVTQCNEKPSKPSEVGTTEDSLVHKESEISMKGLIDNQKNVKKDPKEESLHRAVVADVKTTSKESEHLSPKTKHRPQQSSPSRKRIEKEGGDKERHGRYSERKESERKERRSQDKEENRRKERRPTRQQRKSGEGTESSRNKCDRGDVVKDSRRKDETGIKDLRCKLSRNKRQGSKESSKDSSPDKEIKENRDSKSAKKSRLDTPDSRKEKGFSTSGRKPLSVKPDSVGSSRIDEVWSKVNTDSLKNSQETIADNAFNEPMLSSKVSEKDEMLRQTEWTEKKPLTPKASHKPIENRNAMMISSVEEAMVRVNEEKISKYRGASNNEVEALTGESDYCSGKDPMKAKEKGADVISPYAEVKKGIHSNRDRETNRCDENPTSVFKCPISTQNVSGDKDVSSVFIEELISMDENCRDIYNEKYDEHVLKDNVASERDENKNAEGYTSSVPDAQDGSLSCFDVKLHVSDKEIKDLLGNEDSLSEGISIAKHDVEKKSKECERRASSSRSTSKYSSTVDKKTEKKSSTREKRSSVDKRSNVDKRSNVDKKRDNEPAFSKAVLKLPLGSKNVFSESVFENTKPVSVKENVYTSSKGTKIVLKSESLKAEKKSVPKNSLSKKEYDADREFLSQLKRKYAKEDLKIVPKHGSQKKESATAEEVLKDRDLLVSECSNFELNSEKQRMTTEEQSERKESATIAEVKDRDVLVSECPNFELNSEKQRTTTEEHQNQTVCRDPSEMVSISQLDEKTSISKIDKKESEREGRKPESAQYATSDHSKVEREKRSMERVSVEKGAQPLIEQRETSSEDHIEDRVRKCEDSATISSGNKKQESKESTSLIQTTDKISSPESKQYSTISGDVCQPLCEPMELEVVPSVQTTIQSTVESRDEKTSTASLKNSVKSCTEPTESNISVLKTKEQSSLVSIDFIRSSILKKIEEKKTVCIESSMESVIESKQNDASPESNVSVTRSQNDLKTEQPTNLVSHIKRNSPKKQTQEEKVQSLCSFKPSEVGLQKLNVCRDLLTETESITEFFDEESQLDLNGAVSLRARDGIDVRRQSFEKNSETEEGEQGLRSSSLVEEMETDVADIHESDVLTLQDSEAEEGEVHSSDTENNLDMEKFVFGKEKTERDQNVKDGRSRNRSGRSSGSRSKSGSKERERIEVDKPRRRNTSETDRSVRTPRRDSRRKYDSKEDRKQRDGRSKERPSNSSGSRGSREKSKERPPISNIGRRSREKSKEMPTTSSGRRSSREKSKERPSISSNGSRMDDRNSDSKSSATTRSSATTRYRRESRDSKEPEKYPRSHLSSAEVKSARLERFRDSENSRSRSDTKSDRNSSYRSGLVDSNARSVHRESARSTREGHDPATRRK; encoded by the exons ATGGAAGTTCAACATGTGGAAGATTCTGTTGACCTGTATGCCGATCTGTTAGAGGATAAAGCTTGTCCACCCGAACAAATTCCATGCCAAGAAAAG CAATCTCCAGTTGTTCCGAGCATTGATGAGACCAGTAGATTGACAACGTTAGATCTTTACGATGACCTAATTACCCATGAAGGTTTACAACAGGAAAACGCTCATCAGGAG ttaaatgaaaaatacaaggCTGCTTTGGACACCATCAGTGATTTGGAGAGACGACTGGAAGCAGCCAAAAAGCAGGAGGCATTCTACTTAGAGAAATGTCAGACCCTGGAGAAAAACATCTCCCTGTTATACGTCACTGCTAAAGCAGAGCTCCAGAGAAAGGATTCTCAGATAGAGGAACTCAG GAAGAAGCCAAATTACAAAAGACAATGGCGGAAACCCAACTGTCAAGAACCGGTCAGTGAATTGGCCAAAGAAGAAGGCCACACAAGGAGTAATGGACACAGTGCCAGTCTGAGTGCAAAGAAAGACACACAGCAAAGACCAGAGACCCGGAAATCTcccagaaaaagaaaatgtctgAGTTCTTGGGAAGACTCGAGAGACAACTCCAAGAAGAGATCTAAGAAAGAAGAGTCCAGCCACAAAGCAACAGAACCGAGTTCTTCTTATCATGGTGTTCAGTTTCACTCCGAGAAGTCACGTGACGGTTTGATATCTGCTAGAAAACTAGTGGAAAAAAGCATCAAAGACTTGAGGAACAGGAGATCTAATGAGTTTAAAAGAAATGCAAAGGATCTTTCGAACTCTGTGATTGAGAAAGACTTTTCAGGGGTTAGTTTAGTTAATTCAGAATCTGACCATCAGTCTTTCAATGTGACAGTGACACAATGCAATGAAAAGCCGAGTAAACCTAGTGAAGTCGGCACAACTGAAGACTCATTAGTCCACAAAGAAAGTGAAATTAGTATGAAGGGTTTAATTGACAATcaaaaaaatgtgaagaaaGATCCTAAGGAGGAATCATTACATAGAGCTGTGGTTGCCGATGTGAAAACCACATCAAAAGAAAGTGAACACTTGtctccaaaaacaaaacatagacCTCAACAGTCTTCTCCCAGCAGGAAAAGGATAGAGAAAGAAGGTGGTGATAAAGAAAGGCATGGAAGATATTCTGAGAGAAAGGAATCGGAACGAAAGGAAAGACGGAGTCAGGACAAAGAAGAGAACAGAAGGAAAGAGAGACGGCCTACACGGCAGCAAAGAAAGTCTGGTGAAGGAACAGAATcctctagaaataaatgtgatcGTGGTGATGTTGTAAAAGACTCGAGGCGAAAAGATGAAACTGGGATAAAAGATTTGAGGTGTAAACTTAGTAGAAATAAAAGGCAGGGATCCAAAGAAAGTAGTAAAGATTCATCCCCGGacaaagaaatcaaagaaaacagGGATTCAAAAAGTGCCAAGAAAAGCAGGTTGGACACTCCTGATTCTCGCAAAGAAAAAGGATTTTCAACATCTGGAAGAAAACCATTATCTGTGAAACCAGATTCAGTGGGTTCATCCAGAATTGATGAGGTTTGGTCAAAGGTCAATACAGATAGCTTAAAAAATTCTCAGGAAACCATTGCTGACAATGCTTTTAATGAACCAATGTTAAGTTCAAAGGTCAGTGAAAAGGATGAAATGTTACGGCAAACAGAATGGACTGAGAAGAAACCTTTGACTCCAAAAGCAAGTCATAAGCCTATCGAAAATAGAAATGCAATGATGATTTCAAGTGTTGAGGAGGCTATGGTGAGGgtgaatgaagaaaaaattagcAAGTATCGTGGGGCATCCAACAATGAAGTCGAAGCGTTGACTGGTGAGTCGGACTATTGTAGTGGAAAGGACCCGATGAAAGCCAAAGAAAAAGGTGCGGATGTCATATCTCCATATGCAGAGGTCAAAAAAGGAATCCATAGTAACAGAGACAGAGAAACAAATAGGTGTGATGAAAATCCAACGTCGGTTTTTAAATGTCCAATCAGTACTCAAAATGTTTCAGGTGACAAAGACGTATCTTCTGTTTttatagaagagttgatatcAATGGATGAAAACTGTAGAGACATTTACAATGAAAAGTATGATGAACATGTATTGAAAGATAATGTTGCCAGTGAAAGGGATGAGAATAAGAATGCTGAAGGTTACACATCGAGTGTACCTGATGCTCAGGATGGTAGCTTGAGCTGTTTTGATGTTAAACTCCATGTGTccgataaagaaataaaagactTACTTGGAAATGAAGATAGTTTAAGTGAAGGTATTAGCATAGCAAAACATGACGTggaaaagaaatcaaaagaGTGTGAAAGAAGAGCAAGTTCTTCCAGAAGTACATCTAAATATTCCTCTACTGTGGATAAGAAGACTGAGAAGAAAAGCAGTACAAGGGAGAAAAGGTCCAGTGTGGATAAAAGGTCCAATGTGGATAAAAGGTCCAATGTGGATAAGAAGAGAGACAATGAGCCAGCATTTTCTAAGGCGGTTCTCAAACTTCCACTTGGatccaaaaatgttttttcagAGAGTGTGTTTGAGAATACCAAGCCAGTTTCTGTAAAGGAGAATGTATACACATCATCTAAAGGAACAAAAATTGTTCTGAAGTCAGAATCTTTGAAAGCAGAAAAGAAATCTGTTCCAAAGAACAGCCTGTCCAAGAAGGAATACGACGCCGATCGTGAGTTCCTTAGCCAGTTAAAAAGGAAATATGCAAAGGAGGATTTGAAGATTGTTCCAAAACATGGCAGTCAGAAGAAAGAAAGTGCAACTGCTGAAGAGGTATTAAAAGACAGGGACCTGCTGGTTTCTGAATGTTCAAACTTTGAATTAAATTCTGAAAAGCAGAGAATGACTACTGAAGAACAAAGTGAAAGGAAAGAGAGTGCAACTATTGCAGAGGTAAAAGACAGGGACGTGCTGGTTTCTGAATGTCCAAACTTTGAATTAAATTCTGAAAAGCAGAGAACGACTACTGAAGAACATCAGAATCAAACTGTGTGTAGGGACCCATCAGAAATGGTGTCGATATCTCAATTAGATGAGAAAACTTCAATatctaaaattgataaaaaagaaagtgAAAGAGAAGGTAGAAAACCCGAGTCAGCTCAATATGCAACAAGTGATCATTCTAAAGTTGAGAGAGAGAAGAGAAGTATGGAGAGAGTTTCTGTAGAGAAGGGTGCACAACCTCTCATTGAGCAAAGGGAAACATCTTCGGAAGATCACATTGAAGATAGAGTAAGGAAGTGTGAAGATTCAGCAACCATTAGCTCAGGGAATAAAAAGCAAGAATCAAAGGAATCTACCTCTCTCATTCAAACAACAGACAAAATTTCTAGTCCAGAGTCAAAACAATACTCCACTATATCAGGAGATGTCTGTCAACCTTTGTGTGAACCTATGGAATTGGAAGTTGTTCCATCAGTACAAACTACAATTCAAAGCACAGTAGAGTCCAGGGATGAAAAAACCTCCACTGCAAgcttaaaaaatagtgtaaagTCCTGCACTGAACCTACAGAGTCAAACATATCAGTTTTAAAGACAAAAGAGCAAAGTTCCCTTGTGTCCATTGACTTCATTCGCAGCAGTATACTGAAAAAGATTGAAGAGAAGAAAACTGTGTGTATTGAGAGTTCTATGGAATCTGTGATAGAGAGCAAACAGAATGATGCAAGCCCTGAAAGCAATGTGAGTGTTACAAGATCTCAAAATGACCTAAAGACTGAACAACCAACAAATCTGGTTTCACACATAAAAAGGAACTCACCTAAGAAACAAACTCAAGAAGAAAAAGTTCAATCATTATGCAGTTTTAAACCATCAGAAGTTGGGCTACAGAAGCTAAATGTATGCAGGGACTTGCTAACTGAAACTGAGAGTATAACTGAGTTTTTCGATGAAGAGAGTCAGCTTGATCTGAATGGAGCTGTTTCGCTTCGAGCCAGGGATGGAATCGATGTCAGAAGGCAGTCCTTTGAGAAAAATTCTGAGACAGAGGAAGGAGAGCAGGGGTTGAGGTCTTCATCTTTAGTGGAGGAGATGGAAACGGATGTTGCGGACATCCATGAGAGTGATGTATTGACGCTGCAGGACAGTGAAGCAGAGGAAGGTGAAGTGCATTCCTCTGACACTGAAAATAATTTAGATATGGAAAAGTTTGtatttggaaaagaaaaaacagaaagagatcaaaatgtaaaagatgGAAGGTCTCGCAATAGAAGTGGTCGTTCTTCAGGAAGTAGGTCAAAGTCTGGCTCAAAGGAGAGAGAAAGGATAGAAGTTGATAAACCACGAAGAAGAAATACCTCTGAAACAGACAGGTCAGTTAGAACACCGAGAAGAGATTCCAGGAGGAAATATGACTCAAAGGAGGATAGGAAACAAAGAGACGGTAGATCCAAAGAAAGGCCTTCAAAttccagtggcagtagaggcaGCAGAGAAAAGTCTAAAGAAAGGCCCCCAATTTCCAACATTGGTAGAAGAAGCAgagaaaaatcaaaagaaatgcCAACAACTTCCAGTGGCAGAAGAAGCAGCAGAGAAAAGTCTAAAGAAAGGCCCTCAATCTCCAGCAATGGTAGCAGAATGGATGACAGGAATTCTGACTCTAAGTCTTCAGCAACAACTAGATCTTCAGCAACAACTAGATATCGGAGGGAGTCCAGGGACTCAAAAGAACCAGAGAAATACCCTAGAAGTCATCTCAGCAGTGCAGAGGTGAAATCAGCTAGGCTAGAGAGATTTCGAGATTCGGAGAATTCCAGGTCCCGTTCAGATACAAAATCAGACAGAAATTCAAGCTATCGATCAGGTCTGGTTGACTCGAACGCCAGGTCTGTACATAGGGAATCAGCGAGGTCGACGCGTGAAGGACATGACCCTGCGACCAGAAGGAAGTGA